The following are from one region of the Micromonas commoda chromosome 12, complete sequence genome:
- a CDS encoding predicted protein — translation MGREDRDRASDEEPEVEDVEADGLLPPLKHVHDYGRVAHELCAARREDAKRLRDLPAGLCNSGNTCFAASALQCLYHTRLLTAHFADEPHPHDSCKNPGFCVTCEYQKHVLKALDAEPRGSFSIGKLTNAIGSIAKHFVRGRQEDSHEYIRGLLDGIHVQALKEFAGEKAEKELDARTQETTIVHHIFGGYTCGQVECIQCGHVSRNYQSMIDIPVEVTAKSSSGIEASLKSNFLDTEILDGSNKYKCARCRAYVRAEKGGKIHVSPNVLVVPLKRYTMGRFSKITKFVEFPATLDLTPYMSRDAPYEGKSPPTYTLYGVVVHLDWGGSAHSGHYVSYVRLLDGRWCKCDDGRIEETDEATVLKQKAYLLFYER, via the coding sequence ATGGGCCGGGAGGACCGCGACCGGGCGTCCGACGAGGAGCCGGAGGttgaggacgtcgaggcggacggcCTCCTCCCGCCTCTGAAGCACGTCCATGACTACGGGCGTgtcgcgcacgagctctGCGCAGCGCGCCGGGAAGATGCCAAGCGCCTGCGAGACCTACCCGCGGGCCTCTGCAACAGCGGCAACACCTGCTTCGCGGCATCGGCGCTGCAGTGCCTCTACCACACGCGCCTGCTGACCGCACACTTCGCGGACGAGCCCCACCCGCACGACAGCTGTAAGAACCCCGGCTTCTGCGTGACGTGCGAGTACCAGAAGCACGTGCTCAAGGCGCTGGATGCggagccgcgcgggtcctTCTCCATCGGCAAGCTCACCAACGCCATTGGAAGCATCGCGAAGCACTTCGTCCGCGGGAGGCAGGAAGACTCGCACGAGTACATCCGCGGCTTGCTCGACGGCATACACGTCCAGGCGCTGAAGGAGTTCGCGGGggagaaggcggagaaggagctcgacgccaggACACAGGAGACGACGATCGTGCACCACATCTTCGGCGGGTACACGTGCGGGCAGGTGGAGTGCATCCAGTGCGGACACGTGAGCAGAAACTACCAGTCCATGATCGACATCCCCGTGGAGGTCACCGCCAAGTCATCCTCGGGGATAGAGGCGTCGCTCAAGTCCAACTTTCTGGACACGGAGATACTGGACGGCAGCAACAAATACAAGTGCGCCAGGTGCAGGGCCTACGTGCGCGCGGAGAAGGGGGGTAAGATCCACGTTTCCCCCAACGTCCTCGTGGTTCCGCTCAAGCGGTACACGATGGGCCGGTTCTCCAAGATCACCAAGTTTGTCGAGTTCCCCGCCACCCTGGACCTGACGCCTTACATgtcgagggacgcgccgTACGAGGGtaagtcgccgccgacgtacACCCTGTACGGCGTCGTGGTGCACCTGGACTGGGGCGGCAGCGCGCACAGCGGCCACTACGTCTCCTACGTCCGGTTGCTCGACGGTCGATGGTGCAAATGCGACGACGGCCGCATCGAggagacggacgaggcgacggtgcTCAAGCAGAAGGCGTACCTCCTCTTCTACGAGCGG
- a CDS encoding predicted protein, with product MQSIQYLGSAIGGFVFLTGSIYLGIKRKHSIPTDAIQAMEFAQSRADARKDAQVEVTLEDVGGLENIVEDLNEVIAFLKNPEKFKRLGAKPPKGLLMEGGPGVGKTLIAKAIAGEAQVPFYSMSGAEFVEIIVGVGAARIRDLFKRARMNAPCLVFVDEIDALGTRRAAAGTKGTEEHEQTLNQLLTEMDGFTPDTGVVFVGATNRADLLDPALMRPGRFDRKVTVPQPGLDARAKILQIHLAKRNVDPEIDTLQFAKNLPGLSGAELANICNEAAAISVRRGSDIIETVDVMEAVDRVTNGLRQPLFDKDDETVHRLTRHELGHAVVATVLYKSTGLIEAVERVSIIPRGRDPTQTSYNRKRDEDYMFPTRARLLERVQVLMAGRAAEEVYYGNDITEYSFADIRDANDLTRNVVVNYGL from the coding sequence ATGCAGTCCATCCAGTACCTCGGGTCAGCCATCGGGGGCTTCGTCTTCCTCACCGGGTCCATCTACCTCGGCATCAAACGCAAGCACTCGATCCCGACGGACGCCATCCAGGCGATGGAGTTCGCGCAGTCCAGGGCGGACGCCAGGAAGGACGCGCAGGTTGAGGTGACGCTGGAAGATGTAGGCGGTTTGGAGAACATCGTCGAGGATCTCAACGAGGTCATCGCGTTCCTCAAAAACCCGGAGAAGTTCAAGCGGCTGGGCGCCAAACCCCCGAAGGGTTTGCTCATGGAGGGCGGGCCCGGCGTGGGCAAGACCCTGATCGCCAAGGCGATCGCTGGCGAGGCGCAGGTTCCTTTCTACTCCATGTCGGGCGCGGAGTTTGTCGAGAttatcgtcggcgtcggcgcggctcgCATCCGGGATTTGTTcaagcgcgcgcggatgAACGCCCCGTGCCTTGTCTTCgtcgacgagatcgacgcgctgggcacgcggcgcgcggcggcgggcacgaaGGGCACCGAGGAGCACGAGCAGACGCTGAACCAGCTGCTGACGGAGATGGACGGCTTCACGCCCGACACGGGCGTGGTTTTTGTGGGCGCGACCAACCGCGCGGATCTGCTGGACCCCGCGCTCATGCGACCCGGTAGGTTCGATCGCAAGGTGACCGTGCCCCAGcccggcctcgacgcgcgcgccaagaTTCTCCAGATTCACCTCGCCAAGCGAAACGTGGACCCCGAGATTGACACCCTCCAATTCGCTAAGAACCTTCCGGGTCTCTCCGGCGCTGAGCTCGCGAACATCTGCAACGAGGCGGCCGCCATctccgtccgccgcgggtccgacATCATCGAGACCGTGGACGTGATGGAGGCTGTGGACAGGGTGACGAACGGTCTCAGGCAACCGCTGTTCGACAAGGATGACGAGACGGTGCACCGCCTCACCCGCCACGAGCTCGGCCACGCCGTGGTCGCGACGGTTCTCTACAAGAGCACCGGTCTCATCGAGGCTGTCGAGCGCGTCAGCATCATCCCACGCGGCCGAGACCCGACGCAAACCTCCTACAACCGAAAGAGGGACGAGGATTACATGTTCCCcacccgcgctcgtctcctcgagcgcgtgcagGTGTTGATGGCGGgccgagccgccgaggaggtttACTACGGGAACGACATCACCGAGTACAGCTTCGCGGACATCAGGGACGCCAACGATCTCACCCgcaacgtcgtcgtcaactatggcctc
- a CDS encoding predicted protein, protein MALQMHIWIVFAGVLLNERGAVITTPLDAHSKAQKSIERTMTLADMDLSDLKAQLASVQAAVDAKEAAADGAGVLAAKIVNPYSKLYNRVSVAAIHACPGDGASLIGSTVVVGGWVKTGRVADKGALVFLEVNDGTGPKNLQVVVKAEVHAIDELKSTGTCVVVEGELKAPPEGATQVVEMHATKILHVGPCDAAKYPIAKKKISLEFLREKIHLRTRTNTIAAIARIRSALSYATHSFFNKNGFLYVHTPLITQSDCEGAGEMFQVTTLLGAADAAADAGEKPPSAEDVEAMRAKVTEAGDVVKQLKEAGDKAAVKPAVDAMLKLKGELAEMETASRKVGGLFRDEKGKIDYSHDFFSEPTFLTVSGQLNVETYACAMTSVYTFGPTFRAENSNTTRHLAEFWMIEPEIAFADLQDDMQCAEDYVKYCLNYVLEHCPEDLAFISKMYDKEALDRVKHVAASPFGRVSYTEAIELLKKAVADGKEFVYPVEWGIDLATEHERYLAEEIFKKPVIVYNYPKDIKAFYMRLNEDGKTVAAMDVLVPKVGELIGGSQREERLEVMEGRMHEMGLEPEEYEWYMDLRRYGSVVHSGFGLGFERLILFCTGMDNIRDVIPYPRWPGNCT, encoded by the exons ATGGCGTTGCAAATGCATATTTGGATC GTTTTCGCCGGGGTTCTCCTcaacgaacgcggcgcggtcatCACAACACCCCTCGACGCGCACTCGAAAGCGCAAAAGTCGATCGAACGAACCATGACCCTCGCGGACATGGACCTCTCGGACCTTAAGGCTCAGCTCGCCTCCGTTCaggcggcggtcgacgccaaggaggctgcggcggacggcgccggcgtgctCGCTGCCAAGATCGTGAACCCCTACTCCAAGCTGTACAATCGcgtgagcgtcgccgccatccaCGCGTGccccggcgatggcgcgtcGCTGATCGGATCCACCGTCGTTGTGGGCGGGTGGGTCAAgaccggccgcgtcgcggacaAGGGCGCGCTCGTGTTCCTCGAGGTCAACGACGGCACCGGACCCAAGAACCTCCAGGTGGTGGTGAAGGCCGAGGTGcacgccatcgacgagctcaagtcCACGGGAacctgcgtcgtcgtcgagggcgagctcAAGGCCCCGCCCGAGGGCGCCACGCAGGTGGTGGAGATGCACGCCACCAAGATCCTCCACGTTGGCCCGTGCGATGCCGCCAAGTACCCGatcgcgaagaagaagattTCGCTCGAGTTTCTCCGCGAGAAGATCCACCTCCGAACCAGGACCAAcaccatcgccgccatcgcgcgcatTCGAAGCGCCCTCTCCTACGCCACGCACTCCTTCTTCAACAAGAACGGGTTCCTCTACGTCCACACCCCGCTCATCACCCAGTCCGActgcgagggcgcgggcgagatgTTCCAGGTCACCACCCtcctgggcgcggcggatgcggcggcggatgcgggcgagaagccgccgagcgccgaggacgtcgaggcgatgAGGGCCAAGGTGaccgaggctggcgacgtTGTCAAGCAGCTCAAGGAGGCTGGCGATAAGGCCGCGGTCaagcccgcggtggacgccatgCTCAAGCTGaagggcgagctcgccgagatggagACGGCGAGCAGGAAAGTCGGCGGGTTGTTCCGCGACGAGAAGGGCAAGATTGACTACTCGCACGACTTCTTCTCCGAGCCCACCTTCCTCACCGTGTCCGGCCAGCTCAACGTGGAGACGTACGCGTGCGCCATGACCTCCGTGTACACCTTCGGTCCCACGTTCAGGGCTGAGAATTCCAACACCACCCGCCACCTCGCCGAGTTCTGGATGATTGAGCCCGAGATTGCCTTCGCCGACCTCCAGGATGACATGCAGTGCGCCGAGGACTACGTGAAGTACTGCCTCAACTACGTCCTCGAGCACTGCCCCGAGGACCTCGCGTTCATCTCCAAGATGTACGATAAGGAGGCTCTGGACCGCGTGAAGCACGTGGCGGCGTCCCCCTTTGGCCGCGTGTCCTACACCGAGGCCATCGAGCTCCTCAAGAAGGCTGTGGCGGATGGCAAAGAGTTTGTGTACCCGGTGGAGTGGGGCATCGACCTCGCGACGGAGCACGAGCGCTACCTGGCCGAGGAGATCTTCAAGAAGCCGGTCATCGTGTACAACTACCCCAAGGACATCAAGGCGTTTTACATGAGGCTCAACGAGGACGGCAAGACGGtggccgcgatggacgtgcTGGTGCCCAAGGTTGGCGAGCTCATCGGCGGATCTCAGAGAGAGGAGCGTCTGGAGGTGATGGAGGGCAGGATGCATGAGATGGGCCTGGAACCCGAGGAGTACGAGTGGTACATGGACCTGAGACGGTACGGGTCCGTGGTGCACTCCGGGTTTGGACTCGGGTTTGAGCGTCTCATCCTCTTCTGCACCGGCATGGACAACATCCGCGACGTGATCCCATACCCGCGCTGGCCGGGTAACTGCACGTGA
- a CDS encoding predicted protein: protein MLRRALASRSSEAAIISTRVSLPRGSIPPPPTSSSSSSSSSREGRRPRFFSTTTTSAERPVDDDEWETVVGLELHVQIGAKTKLFSGAERLYGAEANANVAPFDAALPGSLPAVNARAVELAARLGFALGADVQSRSSFDRKHYHYPDLPHGYQITQQRSPIALGGSLDVFVRDGVSGTLRVERLQLEMDTGKSSKAKSSTLVDLNRAGSTLVEIVTAPDLRGAEEASAAAETFQKVVRFLGVGDANMEEGSMRVDVNVSHRTRDGAVAGERCEVKNLNSFRSIARAVAHERTRQIALLKRGQRVRRQTRSFDPATGATAVLRDKEALLDYRFAPEPDLPPVVIEPAALRAIKAAVPELPSTAAARLTNTAGLAPKLAQTIASKPSTVAYFDACAEAADAWSTRNGTVTVDKQDVANWVTGVLVGAVKRAGVTHKGGAGGEPLRGLPESAGAARVGELLARVAASTSMDSGALEATCAAVVASMPEQLAAYRGGRTRAMGSFVGEVMKRTKGRADPRRAAEIIKTLVDQ from the exons atgCTTCGccgggcgctcgcgtcgcggtcgagcgaggcggcgatcatCTCAACGCGCGTCTCGCTTCCTCGCGGCTCGATTCCTCCGCCCCctacgtcgtcgtcgtcgtcgtcgtcgtcgtcgcgcgagggccgccgcccgcgcttcttctcgacgacgacgacctccgCCGAACgtcccgtcgacgacgacgagtgggaGACGGTCGTGGGTCTCGAGCTGCACGTGCAGATAGGGGCGAAGACCAAGCTGTTCTCCGG GGCCGAGAGACTgtacggcgccgaggcgaacgccAACGTCGCCCCGTTCGATGCGGCGCTCCCCGGATCCCTTCCCGCcgtgaacgcgcgcgccgtggagctcgccgcgaggctcgggttcgctctcggcgccgacgtccaatcgcggagctcgttcgACAGGAAGCACTACCACTACCCCGACCTGCCCCACGGGTACCAGATCACGCAGCAGCGATCGCCCATCGCGCTGGGCGGATCCCTGGACGTGTTCGTTCGGGACGGCGTTAGCGG GACGCTGCGAGTAGAGCGGCTGCAGCTGGAGATGGACACGGGGAAGAGCTCCAAGGCCAAGAGTTCAACGCTGGTGGACCTCAACCGCGCCGGGTCGACGCTCGTCGAgatcgtcaccgcgccggacctgaggggcgcggaggaagcttcggcggccgcggagacgTTCCAGAAAGTCGTCAGGTTCCTCGGCGTGGGGGACGCCAACATGGAGGAAGGGTCGATGCGAGTCGACGTCAACGTGTCGCACCGAACGAgagacggcgccgtcgccggggagagGTGCGAGGTTAAAAACTTAAACTCCTTtcggtccatcgcgcgcgcggtggcgcacgaGCGAACGCGGCAGATCGCGCTGCTCAAACGCGGGCAGCGCGTGAGGCGTCAGACCCGATCCTTCGACCCAgccaccggcgccaccgccgtgctGCGAGACAAggaggcgctcctcgactACAGGTTCGCGCCTGAACCCGATTTGCCCCCCGTGGTgatcgaacccgcggcgtTACGAGCCATCAAAGCGGCCGTTCCCGAGCTGccatccaccgccgcggcgaggctgacAAACACGGCAGGTTTAGCGCCCAAACTGGCCCAAACGATCGCGTCCAAACCGTCGACGGTGGCGTACTTTGACGCGTGCGCCGAAGCGGCTGACGCGTGGTCGACTCGAAACGGGACGGTTACGGTTGACAAACAAGACGTCGCCAACTGGGTCACCGGCGTGCTCGTGGGCGCGGTGAAGAGGGCGGGGGTGACGCATAAAGGTGGAGCGGGTGGTGAGCCGCTCCGCGGTTTGCCCgagagcgccggcgcggcgagggtcggcgagcttctcgcccgcgtggcggcgtcgacgtcgatggaTTCAGGA gcgttGGAGGCTacgtgcgccgcggtcgtcgcgtctatgcccgagcagctcgcggcgtaccGGGGCGGTCGGACCCGGGCGATGGGTTCGTTCGTGGGCGAGGTGATGAAGCGGACGAAAGGGAGGGCggacccgcgtcgcgccgcggagatcatCAAGACCCTGGTGGACCAGTAA
- a CDS encoding hypothetical protein (CUP A4; expressed; conserved uncharacterized protein) gives MAGVSTAVARTPVARAPTAALAGQRRSVAARALPQTSTRGDPVQLASAVARLDAHVARVGGADLYAATEDATAAVDVMVRSKNIGGTLEECLARSDGVWEVCVMPHMLRLSAPLGITFRPVRYSLKDGKIRSDVRFRLPGGIVRGWLSSSGSVKATARSDHDGAAIDLVFDRFWIDLNDGDVPKDFVDCVSAVDKAVDAVGKAGFLPSFAFFPVHFFDAKSGTCVFEFPPLRSNIAAKRVGDVEETLKF, from the coding sequence ATGGCTGGCGtgtcgacggcggtggcgaggacgccggtgGCGCGGGCACCGACGGCAGCTCTCGCGGGTCAACGACgttccgtcgcggcgcgcgcgctgcccCAGACCtccacgcgcggcgatcccgtccagctcgcgtcggcggtggccaggctcgacgcgcacgtcgcccgcgtcggtggcgcggACCTttacgcggcgacggaggatgcgaccgccgccgtggacgtgaTGGTTCGGTCCAAAAATATCGGAGGAACGTTGGAGGAGTGTCTGGCGCGATCCGACGGGGTCTGGGAGGTGTGCGTCATGCCCCACATGCTGAGGCTCAGCGCCCCGCTCGGGATCACGTTCAGACCCGTCCGATACTCCCTGAAGGATGGCAAGATTCGGAGCGACGTGCGTTTCAGGCTTCCGGGTGGCATCGTTCGAGGGTGGCTGTCCAGCTCCGGGAGCGtgaaggcgacggcgcggtcggaccacgacggcgcggcgatcgacctCGTGTTCGACAGGTTCTGGATCGACTTGAACGACGGAGACGTTCCAAAGGATTTCGTCGATTGCGTCTCGGCGGTGGACAAGGctgtcgacgccgtcggtaAGGCGGGGTTCCTTCCCTCGTTCGCGTTCTTCCCGGTGCACTTCTTCGACGCCAAGAGCGGGACGTGCGTCTTCGAGTTCCCGCCGCTCAGGTCCAacatcgccgcgaagagggtcggcgacgtcgaggagacgCTGAAATTTTGA
- a CDS encoding predicted protein has product EKVQITASLQGLAPGLHAINIHENGNVECADGSCTGASWNPQDRPHGGPNSLKKHIGDLGNVTANDSGAVEDTFKDQYIALRDGKNMFNVAGRSIVVRQGADDFTTQSDDGGAGKILAYGTIK; this is encoded by the exons GAGAAGGTCCAGATCACCGCGTCGCTGCAGGGCCTCGCCCCGGGCCTCCACGCCATCAACATCCACGAGAACGGGAACGTGGAGTGCGCCGACGGATCGTGCACGGGAGCCAGCTGGAACCCACAGGACAGGCCCCACGGCGGACCCAACTCGCTCAAGAA GCACATCGGGGACCTCGGGAACGTGACGGCGAATGATTCGGGAGCCGTCGAGGACACGTTCAAGGACCAGTACATCGCGCTGAGGGACGGTAAGAACATGTTCAACGTGGCGGGTAGGTCCATAGTGGTGCGtcagggcgcggacgacttCACCACGcagagcgacgacggcggcgcgggcaagATCCTCGCGTACGGCACCATCAAG
- a CDS encoding predicted protein: MTATTNDRQNENFKVVIRVRPPLEREVASGKRYQHAVHVDERHRTCTISENLEAWRGGSGPVGADGVLYNTHQFTFDHVYDQDASQESVYERSAKDAVLSTLAGYNAAMLAYGQTGTGKTFTMEGDPRARHGNSAIGILPGDLPPVGDDRGAERGIIPRAIEDIFNRIKADTSTRSKYLVRASYVQIYNEVISDLLKPERVNLHIREDKKRGVFVEGLSEWVVRTPDEIYGLMDRGASQRTTGATRMNELSSRSHAVFIIIVENSKLTEEAGATELRQSFKVGKLNLVDLAGSERVRLSGATGTRLEESKKINQSLSALGNVIKALTEPKGRPHIPYRDSKLTRILEDSLGGNCKTTMMAMISPALESFTESLSTLKFANRAKHIKNTARINEDLDQKSLLRKYERELKRLRQELDERTKNLVDKRALLQIEEQRRKAEADKMRAITELEQRSKEFLKEKKERSELEQRINEMQSQLLGGGGVAPDRNSDEFKAVLREEQERVKAEYEGKIRELEADRQEAEEGRAQVGRYKAVLLKQRDIMIALTARLNERDETIIRMQEELKAYDSEYRRVEDALDAKTAELIALRRA, translated from the coding sequence atgaccgcgacgacgaacgaccGGCAGAACGAGAACTTCAAGGTTGTCATCCGCGTCcgaccgccgctcgagcgcgaggtggcCAGCGGCAAGCGGTACCAGcacgccgtccacgtcgacgagcggCACCGCACGTGCACCATCAGCGAGAACCTCGAGGCGTGGCGGGGCGGATCGGGACCGGTTGgagccgacggcgtcctctACAACACGCACCAGTTCACCTTCGATCACGTCTACGACCAGGACGCCAGCCAGGAGAGCGTGTACGAGCGCAGCGCCAAGGACGCGGTGCTGTCAACGCTCGCGGGGTACAAcgccgcgatgctcgccTACGGCCAGACGGGCACCGGCAAGACGTTCACCATGGAGGGAgacccgagggcgaggcACGGTAACTCCGCCATAGGCATCCTCCCCGGCGACCTGCCCCCGGTCggggacgaccgcggcgccgagcggggTATCATCCCGCGCGCCATCGAGGACATCTTCAACCGCATCAAAGCGGACACGAGCACCAGGAGCAAGTACCTGGTCCGCGCTTCCTACGTGCAGATATACAACGAGGTCATCAGCGACCTTCTCAAGCCCGAGCGGGTCAACCTGCACATCCGCGAGGATAAGAAGCGCGGCGTGTTCGTCGAGGGCCTGTCCGAGTGGGTGGTGAGGACCCCGGACGAGATCTACGGATTGATGGATAGGGGCGCGTCGCAACGAACCACCGGAGCGACGCGAATGAACGAACTCTCCTCGCGGTCGCACGCCGTTTTCATAATCATCGTGGAGAATTCCAAGCTCACCGAGGAGGCCGGTGCGACCGAGCTGCGGCAGTCGTTCAAGGTTGGCAAGCTCAACTTGGTGGACCTGGCGgggagcgagcgcgtgcggctgtcgggcgcgacgggcacgaGGCTCGAGGAGTCAAAGAAGATCAACCAGTCGCTGAGCGCGCTCGGCAACGTCATCAAGGCTTTGACCGAGCCCAAGGGCCGCCCGCACATCCCGTACCGCGACTCAAAGCTCACCCGCATCCTGGAGGACTCCCTCGGCGGCAACTGCAAGACCACGATGATGGCGATGATTTCGCCCGCGCTGGAGTCCTTCACGGAGTCGCTCTCAACGCTCAAATTTGCCAATCGAGCCAAGCACATCAAGAACACCGCTCGAATCAACGAGGACCTCGACCAGAAGTCCCTCCTGCGAAAgtacgagcgcgagctgaaGCGACTGAGGCAGGAACTCGACGAGCGGACGAAGAACCTCGTGGACAAGAGGGCGCTTCTCCAGATTGAGGAACAGAGGCGGAAAGCCGAGGCTGACAAGATGCGCGCCAtcaccgagctcgagcagcgcAGCAAGGAGTTcctcaaggagaagaaggagcgcAGCGAGCTCGAGCAACGGATCAACGAGATGCAGTcgcagctcctcggcggcggcggcgtcgcccccgaccgCAACAGCGACGAGTTCAAGGCTGTGCTCAGGGAGGAACAGGAGCGCGTCAAGGCTGAGTACGAGGGTAAGATTCGCGAGCTGGAGGCTGACCGgcaggaggcggaggagggcagGGCGCAGGTGGGCCGGTACAAGGCCGTGCTGCTCAAGCAGCGCGACATCATGATCGCCCTCACCGCACGGCTCAACGAGAGAGACGAGACCATCATACGCATgcaggaggagctcaaggcgtaCGATTCGGAGTACCGCCGAGTGGAGGATGCCTTGGACGCCAAGACGGCTGAGCTCATCGCGCTGCGCCGAGCC
- a CDS encoding predicted protein, translated as MSKPAARWEGRNVTKDQVRARVWGALESSGAAVGSPWSAIPNYKGADDAARILAGLPEFREAQVVKSNPDPAQGPFRLAALRAGKKLYTPVPELVQDTPFVLLDPEVLAHNGVAFEEVENASGFLQHGLRVEFRDIEPIDFFVVGCVAVTRAGGRTGKGAGFADLELGIMRHYGSVTPTTPIATTVHDLQVVDDGDVVMEAHDTPLDYVATPGGLITTKTTMPRPGKLDWNAVREDQYRDIPFLRNLRGELAGY; from the coding sequence ATGTCGAAGCCTGCGGCGCGATGGGAGGGCCGCAACGTGACGAAGGATCAGGTGCGCGCTCGAGTCTGGGGCGCGCTCGAATCCTCCGGAGCCGCGGTCGGCTCTCCGTGGTCCGCCATACCCAACTATAAAGGCGCGGATGACGCTGCTcgcatcctcgccgggctCCCGGAGTTTCGGGAGGCGCAGGTGGTCAAGTCGAACCCTGACCCCGCTCAGGGCCCGTTCCGgctcgccgccctgcgcgcggggAAGAAGCTCTACACTCCGGTGCCAGAGCTCGTGCAGGACACCCCGTTCGTCCTGCTGGACCCCGAGGTGCTCGCACACAACGGCGTCGCATTCGAGGAGGTTGAAAACGCGAGCGGTTTCCTGCAGCACGGGTTGCGCGTGGAGTTCCGCGACATTGAGCCGATCGACTttttcgtcgtcggctgCGTCGCCGTGACGAGGGCTGGAGGAAGGACCGGCAagggcgcggggttcgccgACCTCGAGCTCGGAATCATGCGCCACTACGGCTCCGTCACCCCCACCACGCCCATCGCCACCACCGTCCACGACCTCcaagtcgtcgacgacggcgacgtcgtcatgGAGGCGCACGACACGCCGCTCGATTACGTCGCCACCCCCGGCGGGCTCAtcacgacgaagacgacgatgccgcggCCGGGAAAGCTGGACTGGAACGCGGTGCGGGAGGATCAGTACAGGGACATCCCGTTCCTGAGGAACCTTCgaggcgagctcgcgggctactag